From the bacterium genome, one window contains:
- a CDS encoding AIR synthase family protein has product MKTKLPDIGKISPEVFEELIYPRLGAKRESVIVPPQNGVDVGIVEIGGKAVAITTDPVFIVPEYGFERAAWFAIHILASDVVTSGLAPTFLSIDLNLPMEINEEQLELMWNTMHTECEKLGMAVVCGHTARYENCHYPMVGGATVLAEGDKDKYVTPKFAKPGDHVIITKGPAIESSGIFAAMFPEKIKSAFGESFAQKASELFYKMSVVEDALTAVSVGVRENGVTSMHDATECGIWGGVYELAQASGLGIVINKDDIVTDARAFEICSLFGIDDPYAAISEGTLILSARPDKSEDIVNALKNKGIPASVAGELTLPEKGMTIIENGKERAFQHPRVDPFWNAFYNALKDK; this is encoded by the coding sequence ATGAAAACAAAACTGCCCGATATAGGTAAGATATCCCCGGAAGTGTTTGAAGAACTTATTTATCCCAGGCTCGGTGCCAAGAGGGAATCAGTAATTGTTCCCCCGCAAAACGGAGTTGATGTGGGAATTGTTGAAATTGGCGGTAAAGCGGTTGCAATAACAACTGATCCTGTATTTATAGTTCCTGAATACGGCTTTGAAAGAGCTGCCTGGTTTGCAATTCACATCCTTGCTTCGGATGTGGTTACAAGCGGGCTTGCTCCCACTTTTCTTTCAATAGATCTCAATCTGCCTATGGAGATCAATGAAGAACAGCTTGAACTTATGTGGAATACAATGCATACTGAGTGTGAAAAACTGGGAATGGCAGTTGTTTGCGGACATACTGCAAGATATGAAAACTGTCATTATCCAATGGTAGGCGGAGCCACTGTTCTGGCAGAAGGTGACAAAGATAAGTATGTGACTCCGAAATTTGCAAAACCAGGAGATCATGTAATTATTACAAAGGGGCCCGCAATTGAATCATCAGGGATATTTGCTGCAATGTTTCCGGAAAAAATCAAGTCTGCATTCGGAGAATCGTTTGCGCAAAAAGCATCGGAGCTTTTTTACAAAATGTCGGTTGTGGAAGATGCATTAACTGCAGTATCAGTAGGAGTGCGTGAAAACGGTGTTACTTCAATGCACGATGCAACTGAGTGCGGTATATGGGGAGGAGTGTATGAACTGGCTCAGGCTTCGGGGCTCGGCATAGTTATAAACAAGGATGATATTGTAACGGACGCCAGAGCTTTTGAAATATGCAGTCTTTTTGGCATTGACGACCCCTATGCAGCAATAAGCGAGGGGACATTGATTCTATCAGCCCGGCCTGACAAATCCGAAGATATTGTAAATGCTCTGAAGAATAAGGGGATTCCCGCATCTGTCGCAGGAGAATTAACGCTTCCGGAAAAGGGGATGACAATTATTGAAAACGGTAAAGAACGGGCATTTCAGCATCCCCGTGTTGATCCGTTCTGGAACGCATTTTACAATGCTCTGAAGGACAAATAG